Within Cryptomeria japonica unplaced genomic scaffold, Sugi_1.0 HiC_scaffold_181, whole genome shotgun sequence, the genomic segment ATGTCTATTCCTAATTCTTGCCTCGATGTTATGTATGCCTTTCAACGACTAATTGCATTTACAAGCAAAGGAATAGAGCAATATGACTGGGAAGGAAATTTATGGAGGCAATTGGAAACTCTCCCTCAACACCACCCTGTTTTAAATGTTTGTGCCACAGTGTCGTGTGATCGAATTTTATTTTGTGGAATTTTTCGTAATCCTGATATCTATATTTGTAAACTGTATATGTATAAACCTGGAGCACCTTTCTCTGAGAGGTGGATTTCTGTTGACCAACCCAATAGTTTTCTGGAAGGGATGGTTCAATCTATTGCCACCATTGAAATTTAATATATTTCTAAAATCATATCAAACATATGTTTCCTCAAAATAGACTTCAGATATCTATTTATTTGAATCAAACAATTAGTTTTCTGCTATGATATTTAAAACATATGTATCTGAAAATTTGTATGTATCTATTGTCATGATAAACATTTAATATATTTCTAAGATCATTTAAAACATATGATTGTCCCTATTGTCATATAAGTTGTGTTTTACATTTATAGCATAAATCATACGACCTGTAATCTATTACAAAATAGTGACAAACATAATTataaatttgagatgaaaattcaAAATACTTAATTGATATTTCAACACATTGCAAGTTGAGAGAATTTAATTATTTGTTGACGATGAAAGTGTGATTTTATTAAAAGCAAGAGAAGTGTACcttaatgatagaatgaataaaaaTTTAATCTCGTGATattatgtttgaaaccattgttgGATGAGCTTTAGTTGAAGACATGATTTAGAGTTATCATCATTATGGACTTTGGTTCAACCTCTTTTACTGTTATCACTCATGCTTGGAGTTCATCATTATCTAAGATttgtgttgttttctaaccattttgatatttagaaaataaaacaattaaaaaaatggtTTTTCTTTAATGAAATATAATATGACTTTTTATTAACCACCTCAACCACAATAGCTCACAATCTCCTAAAAAATGTATCTTTGATAACTCtttaacttgaaattctcttttgaCTATTTATCCTCTTTCAATAAATATATAGTAGGGCTAATTGgactttaattttttttagtgtTTGAAATGCCTCTTGGTATTGTTCTGTCCATTTGAACGTGACACCTTTcttcaaaagatgttgaaatggttgacaCTTGTTTTCCAATTGTGCAATGAAGCATCTTATGGATTATAGTCTCCCTTGCATACTTCTTAGTTTCTTGAGTGTGGTGGGTGACGACATGTCTAGTATAACTTTCACCTTTTTCTGGATCTATTTTTATGCCGCGGTTTGATACAATGAACCCCAAGAGTTTTCCAGATGTTACTCCAAACATACACTTTTTGGGATTGAGACTGACATTGTATTGTTCAAGTCTATTAAATATTTTAGCCATGACATCCGGATGACCATCCCTTGATTTGGACTTAGCCAGTGTACTATTTTTTATTCTTAATTTTGGTTTGGGCTATACTCTCTAAAAGTTATTTTTAAACTTTCATTGCAATATTGTCTGaactattggagatgttgctccaaaagacatggtgttcattttatccatCATAGCAATGGTGAGGTATTGAAAAGAAGAATGTTTGTTTGGTCTTtttaagagcaccaaaagaaaTATTGTCTAATCTTTCCCTATAGGAAAACCAAAAGGTTGTTAGAACATGGTGGGCTTTCTAGCCTAATTTTTCCTCTTCGTTACAACTTTGACCTCTCTGTTTGTAGAAACGGAGCTAATTATTGACAGAAAGATAGAGAAATTAGGACAAAAACATTTTGACCTTTCCTAGAAAATGTGAATTAACTACTAAGAAATTGCGAACAAATCTACTAGCAAATGCGAATTAATGTCTAGTCAAATGCAAATTTATGACTAAGCAATTGCACATTACTTAAACGTGACAATTTTGGAAATTATTTTAAACAAAGGAAAAAGACAGAAGAAAGAAGTTCGTTGATTCTGACATGGATGGAATCTATTGAGAATCAATCTAATAGCAAATGTGAAACAAAACAACATCAATTGCGCATTAATATGTGCAATTGTGAATTTTGTGTATGCAAGTATGATTCCATTTTTGTGTTCTGTACAGATCtacaaatgacaaaaataaaaaaagataatttAGTCACTATAAATTCACATCGAGATTACcattgttttcatgcttgaaatcatgtaaattaagctaattaggaaataaggatgatcacaGATCCTTAACTAATCTATCTAAAATCAAACATAATGAAatataataaatgaaataaatggaagaattaaactaatttaaactccctattccacatttttgcttccatttctcttctccaaattcctggtgtaggtggctctcaaatattgcactgAGATTTCTTGGATAAAGATGACAATTATTTTAACGAGTTGtgatctagcttgaattgagaaaatgattttgtatatataaatttacATGAGAGGTGAGATGGGATTTTGAACTCAAGCTCTGAttgggagtgaactgatttagattgatcagttaacagagttgatttaTTTGTTAAccaaattgattgatttgttaaccaaattgattgagtagtcaactaaatagattggatAGTGGTTTGACTAGATTAGCCAGttgattggattgattgaagagatgaTTGATTACATTGATTAGTTTGAAAAGGTTATTTGGAGTGAAAACGGGAGATTGAAGAcataactgagttaactgatttgatcaattagttaagatttcaacatgtgctgtaggactttaaaattgaatttgattttcattttcaatttggattttcgAATTCTAAATGCAcctaaaatttattgaaattcatccaactgcagatttggtgaaatgttaatttgatgatttggaattagatgaaagtAATTGAAATTGGtatttggggaattgtgaatttgagagaaatgaaattaaatggaatttttcaaaattcgaatttggggaattggaagagtgaaataattaattttaaataatttaaatgaaataatttaacTATAAGAATTacaagtaattaaataataaatattatttaattaaggaaattaattgtaattaattaaataattaatatttgagaaaggggttaaatgattaaattaattaaagaatggaaatttgataattagaaatgttgaatgataATGATTTAGTCAATTGAGGaaaaataattagcttaattaaataattaaagaattagtcAATTAATTAGAccaataattagtacatgattagtgAGACATTTTTAAGTATCTATAGGTTCCTCCATGAGTTAAAAAGAATCGCCCGAGTGGAGTGACTCTTATCTGTTACATTTATGAATACTCCAAGCATTCAAGAATGAATCTACTCCTATACATTCAATCATTTTAGCTCCTTCAGTGAATTCTCAGTTGAAATATAACAAATATAATTTTTTACTTAATTTGACATCGAAATTATTTGCAtgaatatttataaaattaattgtGTTTTTTTATCGATATTTTAGATTACACTCAATAATCCAACATCAAGAAGAGGAAGTATGTAACCCAAAAGAAGAAGTTGACTAAAAGCATTCTTGCAAATAAAATGTAAAAATTATTTGTTCAACAAAACCAAATCAAATATTGTTATATAAAGTGCGCTCATAACCTTCATGGCAACAACATtgtcaaatgtctattgctaatgaatatgaaaatgaagataaatgTCATTTCTATATGAATTGCAATTAAAAATTTGACATATAAATCACCATAATCCATGGAACATCTAATCTTATTAAATCACCATAATTTTCAAGTAGAGTTATCCTCTGATACATTTCTTATTTTTCCCcttgttttctattttttctattGATTTTAATTTCCGTTCTGCAATTTTCATCAAGATGAGGAGACTTTATCAAACCAAATAAACACCCCCAAAACCCCTAGGTCATCCCAAATCATCCTACGTATTTACTAGCACTCTAGGCATGATAATGATATCAAATTATCTTTGTTTTATTACCTATGTTTTATTTAGTTTTCACTTATTATAAATAACTCTCCAATAGGTTATCCTAGCAGCCACTTTGTGCCCTAGTCCCCATTCAGATTCACTCAACCAACCAACTCTAATGCCCACACCCTAAGATAATCCCATACTACATGAGCGAGGAAAAAAAGTAAAACACGATGCCAATTTCACATTTCATTCATCACTTAAGCACAATTTCACAATTCTTAATAACATAGTGAGATGGGATCCAAATCAATCTAATTCAAAATTTCCTATACTAAAATTATCATTTCACATTATATTTAATCTAGAATTAACAAATATTCCACCATTTCCACTTGTCCAAACCGTTTTCCGAAAATTAGCGAATTGTGTTTTCCACCATGAAAATACCCCAAAGAacacaaaattttgaagttttttaaaCGTCAAAAGTGTAAAAACACACTTTTGGTCTCTATGCATCCAACACTCAATTTTCATAATAAAATACTCAATTTTCCCATTCAAttaaaattttggcatgacaaaacATTTCTAAATGCAATGTTTACAAAAATTTCTTAAATCAAATAAACtagtatattaaaattaattattttttagtaAATAAAGGCTTGTACATCCTAATTCCATTTGCaaccattaaaaaataaaaaaacaaggaGAAAAATGAAGAATTGAAGCACCTACGTCAAAATTGCCCAAAAAATTCAAACATGAATTTATTTCAACACACCGAATGGAAGCACAAATCCATGGAGGACAATAGACACTTCCCCAATCCTAACACAAAGCAAAAATCACCACAAAATTTCTCCCACAATCACCATTTAAAAATCTCCACATAAGGAGGGTTAATTTTATGGATGTTTGTCCTTAAATCCATTTTGGTCACCTAAGTCTGAGCACAAGAACCTCTTTGGCCAAGAGCCAAGGATTGTGAACTATCCATTGGACCAAATTTTACTAGGGCATGATCCCAACCTCGTCCCCTTTAGATGTTAGatccttgcactcaacaagacttgatccttggttggctcattaagaacctttcaaaTTCACCAGCAGACCAAGGGCCCAATGATGTTATAATGAGGGTTTTGAGAAATCAAAACTCCAAAATAAGCTTAATAATAAAAATGAACTAATTTGCCCTTATAAAACCTGATGAACATTTCAATTTTTTAAACTAAtagaatatattatatttttaattcccCAATTTCACCTATATGCCCTAattatgaaaagcatattaaaatgaAAACATATAAGACCCATTTATCTTTACAGTTATTGAATTGCCaaataaaatcattaaaatatatttccacattaaaatttataaaaattacatttaagGACAAATACACAAGCACTCTTTAATGATTGATCACAAGAGGAATTTAGGGCATTTAGGACATTATCAGTCATGGTAAATAGTTATAAATTGGTTATATGTTAATGGGACATCATACACAATTAAGTATGACATACAAGGTATAAAGAAAATTTGGCTTGAGTGATATCTTATGTTAACTACTgtcaaggtgtgatatctcccatTAACCACTCTCCAGATATGCTAAGATTTGTGTAGCGAAGTGAATTTGATACCCTGTACCTACAAGGAGAATAAAGTGTGTAAAAAAATAGATGAACACATACCTTCAGTGATAGAGAGAACACTTGCAAGATGAGGAAAGGATAACACCAAACCAACCTTTAGAAAAATGCCAAAGAATTCATAGAGCTAAACATCTTCTGGTGTGAGAATAGGATTTTCAATGACCTGAGTTGAACATGTTCCAGAGGCAAAGGTCACAAACACTCCATAATATGTGTGAAAGAAGGGAGGGAAAGTGGGAATGATGTGCAATAAAATGAAACATTTAATGGACCCTTTGTTGGATATTGCACACTAAATAGATCGAGTAAATGCAAAGGGACACATAGTTAATGTGGCTAGTTGGAATGGAGTGAGGAGGCAAAACATGTTTAATTTGCATTGTCGAGCACAGAGGGTGGTAGATTGTTTGACCGACATGTGGAAAAATTAGCTAGTACAACCGAAGTTCTATGCCACTTGTCATGGTTGAGCTGCCCCATGAATGTTCATATATCCAAATGGCAAAGGTTTGGACACCTTGTATGAATTGCCATTTCACACATGGTAGGTCTCCTCCATGAAGGAtaaagttttaatttttatttagagAACTAGTTTTCCTACTTGGCAATGCTCGTGGATATTGATCTACACCTATGTGGTGCTCCATGTGGATCCTCGAACATAGGATCCACCACTACCAACCCCTCTCTCCTAAATAGACTAATAagcttattttaaaataataaatgacTTACTATATATATTCACATAGGTGTATGTAGCAATCTATTGAGGTGCCATACAACAAAACCAACCACTACCACCAACGTGTCATGCCACTTTTCGTGGTTGGTCCGCCCCATAAAAAGTCATCCATCCAAACAACCAAGTTTCAGATACCTTGGATGAATCATCATTGACACATAATCAATCGTCTtcattgaggatagaaagaatcaatttttttaaagaactaGTTTTCTTACATGGCAGTGCTTGTGGATGTCGATCTAAACCCACATGGTAATCCACATGAAGCCTTATTTCCACTACTTACTTGTCCCCTAAATAGACTTATAAACTTATTTGTCCCCTAAATAGTCTAATAAACTCAATTCCAAATATTATAGTTTGACCGTAGTAATGAATGACTTTATATATAAACGACTTTATAAGAATTGTAAAATGGTAGAAGTAATTTTTGTTCACACAAGTTCCTTATATTAATATATTTGGAATGCGTTCTGTATATTTGTAATCTGGTTATAAGTTGTAAAAATATATAGTATTTCTGAAAGACTTAATGTGATCTCACTGTGAATTTTGACGAGATTACCTTGCTGATTTACTGGATTATTAGTTCCTGCCCGCAGGGACTATAGCGGAGGCCTCTTTATTAACTAGTGATTTATGCAATGCCAATGCACCAATCAAAAATAATTATTCtcaaatatttttgcatttgctaATGTTCAAACCGTTAAACTTGCGTATTAGTTAAGCAAAATATTCTTGACAAATTTTGTGGCGTTTAACTACTGGTGTTGTCGAGGGTTTGCAGGGGTTCGCGCAGTTCTCAACGGGACAGAACGCACGACTCCAGAGGGAGGTGCAGGGGCTGCCAAAATAGAACTTTGGCAGAGCGCAGTCGGTAGAAACACATGGCCAACAAAAAGGGATAGCTCTGTCGGTGCGTTGCAGGGATATGGGGTTTTCAAGGATCAGACGAAATCCGTTAATAATCCACATGCTTCGACAGTACTTTGACATCTTGCATACTTGCTTGACAGGACAGGATTTTGACATCTTGCATACAAGTCCCCCCATCCTCCCTCGACGATCAAGCAGGTGGCAGATATTGGGTTGCCCACCAGACATCTACGTTTGCAAATTTTAACCCTAACTGCCTCGGAAGCAAATATATGTGCAAAGGTACAAGATGGCAAAAATCACCTAGAGGATTTGCAACGCAACAAAAGAATACGTCAtaaatcatcttcaatttttttgcaaggAAAAAAAGTTGTCTCAAGCAAAAAGCTGTTGTAGCAGCATCCAATTTCTGTGAACAGAATGAAGTTTTTGTGTTTGTGATAATCAATCATGCCTTTCCTCTTCCCAGCACAACCTAGGTAATCTTCAACTCAAGCGTTCCACATATACCACGTTCAATGCTAGCTATTGACAAACACTTACCCAAAATTTAATTGAAGTTGATTCCCTAATTTAAGGGAAGATAGCTAATGGAATAACTGCACCATTCCTTATTCAATTGACTCAACTAAAACTAGCTGACAAACTAAAAGAATAACAAAATCTAAGAGTTGACAGAATCCAGTCAACCCTAATCCATGTCAACGACTAACAGTTCAGTGTTTGTGGTTCAAAAAGAGAATGTTACATTTCCCTTCCCATCGACTGTCAAATGCTCTCTACTTATCTTTCTACTTATCTTTCTAAAGTCCATTAAAAATATTGACTCAAACTCTAGGTAATTATTTAATAGCACTGTCAAATAAAAAACTTGACAAGGTATGTCAAGCCTTTGGATATCCACAATAAAACCTGTACAAGTAAATGGAAGGAAGAAATGCGGTGACTGAGGGAAGGCTTTTATCTTCCCTCATCTGCAACTCTCTTTTTCCCCATTTGTTGTGCTATTCCACACAAATCACTCCAATAATATCTGTAATAATATCTGTGTGAGAATGGAGCGGTGAGGGGCTTCAACTGCGTCCCTACATGAGTAAATGATGAGTGGTGGTTGAGGATTGAGTGGCTCAACTCAACTATAGAACCTCCATAGTGAGGGGAAACAGTCAGTGGTAAATGATGCTTTATAAAGATATAGTGAATGGGTATTTTATTGCTGGAGTTCTAAAATACTAGTATTTGTTCTTGGGCATAATCCATGGCTTTAATTTTGTATGCTAAATCCCATCCCTTAATTCAAGGTTTTCTGGAGTTTGAGCATAGCTCATGGGTCTATTACCAAATGCTGATATGAAAGTTTGAGTCTCTGCAACTTCATGAAAGGAATGTCTGGCCTAACTTTGGCCTATACTTAGGGCATTGTTTGATGTGGAAGCCAATCGTTGGGATGCTCTCTAGCTTACTTCTGTGTATTAAGTTATTAACTATTGGTCTTCTGTTGTGTCTGATGACTTTTATTATTCAAACTACTAAATCtttacacaattttttttgaatgaaaCAGATGAAAGAAACATGCATTTGGAAAGTGTGAAAAAGCTTTATCACATCCATTGCCTCCCAGAGATTTTATTGGTGCATAAAAAGTTTGTGCAGCAGAAACAAAAGCAAAGACTGGCAGGAACTTCGCTGCTTGCAGCCCTTGTCTTCTAATGTTATGAAGTTtttttatgcttagaaaatatTTGTGCCAAGAAGAAAGAACTTTAATTATTTGATACTTTAGTTATTAAGTAAAAGTTTTGCTATCTTCTCTACCTATTCCCTATCTAGGGCATAAGAAACTTTAATATTTTGCACAGAATGtagtagaaaattaaatttatgttgAATTGGTGTTCTAAGAACTTCACTctcaaatataaatttaaaaactcaaagtTCAACTTTATTCCAAACTCAGTAAACTGTTGAACAATAGACTATTTCCTTCTTGAGTATTGGTTCAGATGGACCATTCTTTCATAGCATGAATAATTCATTTAACACTAATTTCATATAACAAATGTTCATAATTTCATATTTCATGAAATACTAAAAATTTCTCTGAAATCACTCATGCTGATACTACCATGACTCGATCAACTTAACATGAAATACTAAATATTTCGTGTTCCCCTCTTACGTCTGTTTACTGTTATTTCACAAATATCTGTATCTATGTAGGAAGCTTTGTAATTCCTGAACATATAATGGAAGTTATAAGGTACAGGGATCTCATTTAAATTGCAGCTGTAACATCAGTCAGGAAAAAGCTATTGGTGAAAATGATTTCAAAATCACTATATATATAATTACAATGCACAATTAATTAATGTAAAATAAAGTGACTGGACGCACAAACCAAAAGAAACCCAAACTGAGAAGAAAGTTAAAAGATTACCAACCTGCCAATAGAATAATTATTCTGGAGAGATTTTCTGGGGAAGTTTTCCAAGGgtctaatatatatgtatattgccCTTCATGAAGACTAATATTGTAATTAAAATATGCAGTAATTGTCTCAATGGAGGTCTAAAATGGTAGCATAGATTAACCACCCTCGGTTTTATTCTAAGTAGTTCGTAAATAATAGAAATATTTCGTTtatatgtgatatatatatataaattacataaatattttacGGTTAATTTAGTCTCTATTATAAGGAATCCCCAAACGTGGTGACCTTTAAATCTGGAGAAGCGTTTGCAGGTATAAAGCAACGTCTACAGATCCAACAACTCGGTATAATTCTTCGAATTTGTACACACTCTAAAGCTTCATATCCttaagaagaaaaagttgataaTGGATTTTTTGCGGGAACTCCCTGAGCAAATATTTCGAGACATCTTATTAAGACTGCCATACATATGTCACTCAAAAATTAAGCAGCTGTTGGAACCTGCCAAAGAAATGTTGGAAAGTTTTCAGTTTTATCAGGATAGAATTAAGTTTGGGCTGACTAAGAAATATATATGTTTTCTCGAGGATCATATTAGCATATCTATATACGATCCTACTGATCAGTCACGTAAACTGCTCCCTCCCACAAACGCAATCGTTCATAAGATTATAAATGTGAATCATAAGATTGTTGTGCTGGGCCAGTCACGCCATTTAACTCCATTGTTATTGATATATGATTTTTTACCTAGTATATGGAAGCATGGTGCTGAATTTCCCACCCCCAGACCTGCAAACCTAGAGTTTGCATGTTGTGCCTCACCTGATGGATCGATTTACATTGCGGGACGAAATGATAATGGTCTCAATGAACTTCGTGAAGCAGCAGTTTATAAAGTAGATGAAGACAAGTGGGAGCTTCTTCCTAAGATGCACCAGGGAATGTACAGCTGTAGGGGTGTTTTTATTGAAGGAATGTTTTATGTCATTGATATTAATAGATGTCAAAGATTTGATCCCACCACAAGAGCATGGACAACAATAAATATGTCTATTCCTAATTCTTGCCTCGATGTTATGTATGCCTTTCAACGACTAATTGCATTTACAAGTAAAGGAATAGAGCAATATGATTGGGAAGGAAATTTATGGAGGCAATTGGAAACTCTCCCTCAACACCACCCTGTTTTAAATGTTTGTGCCACAGTGTCGTGTGATCGAATTTTATTTTGTGGAATTTTTCGTAATCCTGATATCTATATTTGTAAGCTGTATATGTATAAACCTGGAGCACCTTTCTCTGAGAGGTGGATTTCTGTTGACCAACCCAATAGTTTTCTGGAAGGGATGGTTCAATCTATTGCCACCATTGAAATTTAATATATTTCTAAAATCATATCAAACATATGTTTCCTCAAAATAGACTTCAGATATCTATTTATTTGAATCAAACAATTAGTTTTCTGCTATGATATTTAAAACATATGTATCTGAAAATTTGTATGTATCTATTGTCATGATAAACATTTAATATATTTCTAAGATCATTTAAAACATATGATTGTCCTTATTGTCATATAAGTTGTGTTTTACATTTATAGCATAAATCATACGACCTGTAATCTATTACAAAATAGTGACAAACATAATTataaatttgagatgaaaattcaAAATACTTAATTGATATTTCAACACATTGCAAGTTGAGAGAATTTAATTATTTGTTGACGATGAAAGTGTGATTTTATTAAAAGCAAGAGAAGTGTACcttaatgatagaatgaataaaaaTTTAATCTCGTGATattatgtttgaaaccattgttgGATGAGCTTTAGTTGAAGACATGATTTAGAGTTATCATCATTATGGACTTTGGTTCAACCTCTTTTACtgttatcactcattcttggagttcatcattatctaagatttgtgttgttttctaaccattttgatatttagaaaataaaataattaagaaaatggtttttctttaataaaatataatatgacTTTTTATTAACCACCTCAACCACAATAGCTCATAATCTCCTAAAAAATGTATCTTTGATAACTCtttaacttgaaattctcttttgaCTATTTATCCTCTTTCAATAAATATATAGTAGGGCTAATTtgactttaattttttttagtgtTTGAAATGCCTCTTGGTATTGTTCTATCCATTTGAACGTGACACCTTTcttcaaaagatgttgaaatggttgacaCTTGTTTTCCAATTGTGCAATGAAGCATCTTATGGATTATAGTCTCCCTTGCATACTTCTCAGTTTCTTGAGTGTGGTGGGTGACGACATGTCTAGTATAACTTTCACCTTTTTCTGGATCTATTTTTATGCCGCGGTTTGATACAATGAACCCCAAGAGTTTTCCAGATGTTACTCCAAACATACACTTTTTGGGATTGAGACTGACATTGTATTGTTCAAGTCTATTAAATATTTTAGCCACGACATCCGGATGACCATCCCTTGATTtggacttagctagtaaatcatctacatagtcttccatgattttgtgtatcatgtcatgaaataaagtggtcattgccctttgatgtGTAGCACCAACATTTTTAAGGCTAAATGGAATCACGTTCCagcaataggttccccatggacatgtgaaagttgttttatgttgatcttctcgtgcaatcttgatctgattctAACCATAAAAACCAACGATGAGTGATAGCATTCCATTGCCAACTGTGAAATCCACAATCATTTCTATGTTAGGGAGTGTAAAGTCATAGTTTTGGtaggctttgttgagatctctgaagtgaGTACAGATTCTGATACCGCTAGTATGTTTGGTTATTGATACTAGATTagagatccattcaacatagtctatgggtgataggtctgatgaaacccacatccaacaatttctgcaattcgaTCTTGACCAAcagagctatatgaggatgcatctttctatgTTTTTGCTTATATGGTTTTACTCCAGGAAGTAATGGCTGATGATGCAAGACTAACTTGGTGTCTAACCCTAGCATATTagaataagaccatgcaaagttgattggcctttgtgtgaaaaattgaatgaatttttTTGTTCCATTGGATTCAGAGGCTTTGCCAGGTGTATCTTGTGTACAGTCTCAACATTTCCAATATTGatctctttggtttcttcaacTAGTAATGTTGACTGCTCTTTGTTTGTGGAAAGGTTGTCCAATTTGTTGTGAACCATATGTTctgcttcattttcatcatctgaattggaagaggagcttgcttctccaaagtatgtaGCTCAATCAAGATCAATGGAAAAGCCAACTTTATGATCATCATAAGGAAGtccatcccttgcacccaagaattcagctatagCTTCATCATTATGAAATAAATCTAATTGTGGTTGTCCTTCTCACCCCCAATCTATTAAGTGAGGATACATTAGACAAAGATCTTGTCCATCAATAGGAGAAGTTGATTCCAAGATCATATGGATTCTATTTTTGCAAACATACTTGACTGATGGTGGGAAGATT encodes:
- the LOC131062355 gene encoding F-box/kelch-repeat protein SKIP20-like; its protein translation is MDFLRELPEQIFRDILLRLPYICHSKIKQLLEPAKEMLESFQFYQDRIKFGLTKKYICFLEDHISISIYDPTDQSRKLLPPTNAIVHKIINVNHKIVVLGQSRHLTPLLLIYDFLPSIWKHGAEFPTPRPANLEFACCASPDGSIYIAGRNDNGLNELREAAVYKVDEDKWELLPKMHQGMYSCRGVFIEGMFYVIDINRCQRFDPTTRAWTTINMSIPNSCLDVMYAFQRLIAFTSKGIEQYDWEGNLWRQLETLPQHHPVLNVCATVSCDRILFCGIFRNPDIYICKLYMYKPGAPFSERWISVDQPNSFLEGMVQSIATIEI